Part of the Melopsittacus undulatus isolate bMelUnd1 unplaced genomic scaffold, bMelUnd1.mat.Z mat_scaffold_765_arrow_ctg1, whole genome shotgun sequence genome, CTTCACCGGCGCGATTGCCTTGTTGGAGGTAACGGTGGCGACGGCCCCGGAGACCTCAGCCCGAGGGCGCCGCCGTCCCCCGGCTCTCCCGGTCCCCTCGGAAGAGCGGTATCGTTATTGCCAGGCCTGTGCCCGACACGGCTGCAGGGCAAGGCGAACCCTTCCCCGGccttgtgccccccccctcTTCCTTCCGCACCCCTTAGGCCCTGTTGCAGCAGCTTTCCCCTCTGCTCGCAGGACTAGGTTTGGCATGTGAGAGTTGCCGGCTGCTTCCCTCAGAAATGTTAGAGCAGCTCCACCCCTGTAGCATCCAATAGCTGTCACGCCGTCTGTGAGATAAGATGGCCTAGTATTAGTTTGATGATCTGTGGGGCTTTATAAACAATATGGCAGCAGACAAAACTCTTACATTATTTCTTCTCTACAAAGTTTAAACGGCAGGTGggtgagcaggaggaggatACTGACCTTTGGATGGGATACTGTGCCTTTCATTTGGGTGATTACAAGAGAGCACTGGAGGTAAGGTGGGGAAATACAGCTCCCTGAAGTTGTAAATCAGGGTATAATAAAGTGATgacaaaaggaggaagatgtTCTGTAACAGAACAATTCTACCAGCCAGTTAAGATACAAATGTATGGTGATAAAGTAGATGCTGTGcccataaaaataaaccttttttaaTGTTATCTAGTATCTGATTTAATACTAGCTTAGTAGCCTAATTTAAATGTCGGAGATCATGTCCTAAATTTTCCATTCCCTTTTTGCAGCTACTTTCcacaattttgttttttaggtTTGATTATGTTTTTGTCTCATTGTGTATTCTTTCTCTAGAGGTTGATGCCCCTGCCCATTTAATGtactttcttcttgttctttgttttcttgtattgAGTAATTCAATGCAATGAGACATACTTATTCTCCAGAAGCTTAAAGTCACTAAAAGGCATGCTGATTATTCAAATAtccatacatttttaatatttgcacCGTAACATGCTATTGTGTCACTTTCAGTGCATGAGTAAGAGAAAGAATACAcaattctttctctctttcttctgtgtCCATTTATGTCTCCAATGAAACCCAGTTTGTTGCAAATCAGTTTGTTGCCAGCGTTCCTCAGATCACTCTACTTAATTTTGCTAGCATATTTCTCTGTAGAAGTCTTAGCAAATTTTTGTGGCTGCTTGGCTCTGTACCTCCAAGAGCTGGAATCTGCACAGCAGAAGAGGAAGTGTTGTGGAGTGGTGTGGTGATACCCACAATGCTGCATATAATCTGGTCAAGATTTGAAAAACAACTCCTTCTCTCCCTAAGTAttgttttttctcattgctGTATTTCTACAGGTGTGACTGCTGGGTCCTTGCAATGCTGTAATGTACCATTTAGGGCTTATTGGTTTCAGTCAGTATCAGCTAGGGAGTTCTGCACTGCAGTTCACTGTGAAGCAGAACTGTGAAGTATAACTGGTTTTGCAGATTCTTGCTTTCCctattaagaaaatattaaaaacagatGATAACTTGAAGTATTAACAAGCAGAAATaaccacagaaaaatacattctaGAATAATGGCGATAGTTTCTATCTTGGGTAAAATTAGGTGTTTTAACTATAGTAATACATGGTCACATGCACAAGATGCAGAtgtaaagcagaaacagaatttcTAAAGTTTCCAAGTAAATTCACAAGGCACTTTCCCCCTTAAAAAACTGAAGAGGACACATCCATTGGAGATGTTAGAAATGCTTAGTGAATCAAATTGACAGTCCTAAATGCAGAATAGTAGTACAGGACACAGTGGTAACTTGAGTTGCAGAATTTAAACATTATGAATGTAACAATTAATTGCTGTAGTTAATTTATATCTAGATGTTAGGTGTTAATGGCAgtgaaagtttaaaaaacagaaaaatgtttgtttacAAATGAAGAATAGCTTGCAATTTCTTTGAAATCACTTCTGCTATTTGGAATATCAAGTGGGTGCTTTTATAGCCAGAgtagatttttaaatgtttccttcAACGAAAGAgtaagagcttttttttttgtttggttcatTTGAGTTCACCACTAGGTGATGCTATTGattcaggcttttaaaaattttagGTAATGCTGTTGATTCAggcttttaaaaactttaaCAGTCCTCTTTTTCTCGGTTTTCTGCCCAAGTAAGGAACATAAAAGGTTTGTATGCATGGTTTTcggttggtttgtttgtgtgcatgttttAAGTGAGAAATCCCAGGGCCTATCTTTCCAGATTTAAGACTGATCTTTGACACAGTAGTGAGTCTTGATAACTTTGTCATTTTGTGGTGGCATGTGGGAAATGAGCCTGTGCATCTCAACCTAGTTTCTTTTGAGACAGAACACCGTGGTTGTAATTCCCAAGCCTGTAGTAATCAAGGAAAAGAGTGCTGACTATGGAGGCTGAATTGCCTTTCAGTTCTGCTTCAAGGTTGAAGTGTAATGCTCTGCCTTCTCTGCTGTTACAGTCATTGCTGCTGTATTCTCAAGGACAAATTCCTTTATTATCTGTATCCTCTAGATCTTGGAGCACTCTTTGGGGAATTTCAAGAgcattgtaaataaaatacaatggGTAGAATATTCTTCAAAATTCTCCAGAGTAATATTCCACACAATCTAAATGATTCACACTCTGAGTTGCCTGCAAGTGACAATGCATGGTCTATGTCACTATATTCCCAGTTTGTGGTTTGTAGTCCATATACCTAGTGAAGATCTTCAGAAATTATGCTGCTCAGTGATACTTTCATTTATAATGATCCTTTCACAGTGAGCCAGGTGTGCTGGTTTCATGGCAACTTTTGGAGAAGGTTGGGAGTTAGGGTTAGGTGGCCATCATCTACTGCTGGGCGAAGCagggacaaaaagaaaaacacacagatcTCCAGCTCAAAGAATATATTCAgagaaaatgacagcaaaatatGTGGAACACTCACACGAGAGATTCCACATTTTCTTATCATAGACAAACCAACAGTAACATAATCTCTAGGTAGAGAACTAACCGCAGCTTCACTTGGGTCACACTTTCCCCTTCTtagtgattcggagaaaactccaggaacaaactcgccaacagagtttcaagttgacaagcaggtattctttattacggcgccgggagacacgggggatagctcctcctaacgtgtgtcccctATTGCTCTggaggccatccttatatagtcactgggaatattacatcatttccagaaagtttcccgcattcatacaaaaatggtcgttcccagcttaattaacattacagacatagcaataatcctgttcttttacttatcaataggtttaactgctcccatcctggccatcagctagtcccaggtgctacccaccccctggtcgttttccattctgtttttgtcacaccttttgtactgaggttctgaggacctgaaactgccttcaggcaaaatggttacttttcattacaaagccaaacttatcattactttagaactgattacattttgtgcctccttgtttcATTAGTAAGTAGATGCCTTTCTCGAAGGATATGACACTGACACTGGCCTGGTGAGATCATCCCTACTTCTGTACCCCAGTTGACAAATGGTACTGCACTGGGCTCAAGTCTTCCAGCAGTCATGGTGATGGTCCGTCCCTGGGGACTCTCTAGCTTTCTTCTCTGACAAATGCAGTTTTACTAACACTGAGTGCCTAGTGTTTTTGTGTAATTGTATGGCAACCAGAACTCCCCTAGTAATGACAGCATCTAATTATTTTTTGGAATCTTCCACATCTACTATTCCTAATGGGGAAAACCCCACCTGTCTTTCTGCCATTACTTGTTCACAGCACTAATCTTACATCTTTCCTGAAAAATTTCTCATGTCTCCCAAGGACCAGAATCAGTCCAATGATTCTTTTTCTGAGATGCCTGATCTTATAAATTGTAGCAGCTGGGGCCTAGGAAAGGGAGGATTTTAATATGTTTGAGGTATTAACAATTTAAGAGAGGAATTGGCAAGGGCACTTCCACTGCTAGGTTGAATTCAAGAACAGGTTTCACATTTGCACTCTGCACCCTCTGCCTGGGTTTAGGAATGCAGGATGGTGGCATGGTGCAGCTGCCAGACATGGTAATGCAATTTTGCTCCATCAGCTGCACATGTGAGAGCAAAGCATGATCCCTGGGCCAGAGCCTTCAATGCATTATTTTGGTTAAAATCTCACAAACTACAGTCAATGATTCCTGCAATCTCTgacagtgtgtgcttgcagccagaAAGCCACGTATAATGGGGACTGCAACAAAAGGAGCATGGTCAGCAGATTGAGAGAGGGGATTCTCCTCCTTTACTTGGCTCTTTTAAGATCCCCACTTGCAGTACTACATTAAGTTCcggggcccccaacacaagagggacatggagccgCTcaagcgagtccagaggaggccacagagatgctcagagagctggagcacctctcctatgaaaacAGACTGGGAGacttgggcttgttcagcctggagaaggaaaggctctgtggagaccttagagcagcttccagtacctaaaagtGTCCTCCAAGaaatgtggagaaggactttttacaagggcatgtagtaaCAAGACAA contains:
- the LOC117438882 gene encoding intraflagellar transport protein 56-like, coding for MMLSRAKPAVADTPPPLDRRRKKGKKVPQLEELLALRDFTGAIALLEFKRQVGEQEEDTDLWMGYCAFHLGDYKRALEV